A stretch of the Marivirga tractuosa DSM 4126 genome encodes the following:
- a CDS encoding vanadium-dependent haloperoxidase — translation MISNNFKFIFFLFLAVVVVGACQSNKKSDVYSDWNHIDDSNEFLSNVIIEDIFTPPVASRIIVYSNLAAYESLAALNDTISSFHGKLNDFQIKNGDEEFSNVNPSIASFIAFHTVAKELVFSKDLVSKHLDSLKENFSANFDQEVIEVSYAFGESIANQIVDYSKSDGYHERTGLTRYSYDNDPGKWKATPPDYMEGIEPNWHTLRPLILDSASQFRPEPPTKFDSTENSQFYKEALHVYETQNNLNDEQVEIAKFWDCNPNISYRKGHMMFYNQKISPGGHWISISNIATQKKGLDIYESSRVLTLVSISLYDAFLSCWETKYETSLIRPITYINRYIDPNWNSLLQTPAFPEYTSGHSVISTAAATVLTNLLGDDIYFEDTTETAFGLPVRTFESFLDASNEAAISRLYGGIHYMPAITNGVKQGDKVANLVISRLIKK, via the coding sequence ATGATTAGTAATAATTTCAAATTTATTTTTTTTCTGTTTTTAGCAGTTGTTGTAGTTGGTGCGTGTCAAAGCAACAAAAAATCAGATGTTTATTCTGATTGGAATCACATAGACGACTCAAATGAATTTTTGTCTAATGTTATTATTGAAGATATTTTCACTCCTCCGGTTGCAAGCAGAATAATAGTTTATTCAAATCTTGCTGCCTATGAAAGTCTAGCAGCTTTGAATGATACTATTTCGAGCTTTCATGGCAAGTTGAATGATTTTCAGATCAAGAATGGCGATGAAGAATTTTCTAATGTAAATCCTTCTATAGCTAGTTTTATTGCTTTCCATACTGTAGCCAAAGAATTGGTTTTTAGTAAGGATTTAGTCTCAAAGCATCTTGATAGTTTAAAAGAAAATTTTAGTGCAAATTTTGATCAAGAAGTTATTGAAGTTAGCTATGCTTTTGGTGAAAGTATTGCAAATCAAATCGTAGATTATTCAAAATCGGATGGTTACCATGAAAGGACTGGTTTAACAAGATATTCTTACGATAATGACCCAGGGAAGTGGAAAGCTACACCTCCTGATTATATGGAGGGTATTGAGCCCAACTGGCATACTTTAAGGCCTTTAATTCTTGATTCAGCAAGTCAATTTAGACCTGAACCTCCAACCAAGTTTGATTCAACTGAAAACAGTCAGTTTTATAAAGAAGCATTGCATGTTTATGAGACCCAAAATAACTTGAATGATGAGCAAGTGGAAATAGCTAAGTTTTGGGACTGCAATCCTAATATTAGTTACAGAAAGGGGCATATGATGTTCTATAATCAGAAAATTTCACCTGGAGGACATTGGATAAGTATTTCTAACATTGCAACACAAAAAAAGGGATTAGATATTTATGAAAGCAGCAGGGTTTTAACCTTGGTATCGATTTCTTTATACGATGCTTTCTTAAGTTGTTGGGAAACGAAATACGAAACATCTTTAATACGTCCAATTACTTACATCAACAGATATATTGATCCAAATTGGAATTCTTTATTACAAACACCTGCATTTCCCGAATACACAAGTGGGCATAGTGTGATTTCTACTGCTGCAGCTACAGTTTTGACAAATTTGTTGGGAGATGATATATATTTTGAAGATACAACTGAAACTGCTTTTGGGTTGCCAGTTAGAACATTCGAATCATTTTTAGATGCCTCTAATGAAGCAGCTATTAGTAGACTTTATGGTGGTATACACTATATGCCTGCTATTACTAATGGAGTAAAGCAAGGAGATAAAGTAGCTAATTTGGTGATCAGCCGTTTAATTAAAAAATAG
- a CDS encoding VCBS repeat-containing protein, protein MNHFIKFIFIVLSAFFWSCSKDSLFENLPAKTTGIEFNNRLIENDTLNIIDYEYVYNGGGVAVGDINNDGLEDVFFTGNQVASKLYLNNGDFKFTDITMDAGIKSGGWASGASFADINNDGFVDLYVSYTGSKNAENRRNKLYINNGDNTFSEKSKEYGLDLTDWTTHSAFFDLNNDGLLDVYLLNHANDFNNENVMKKLKEDGSGTSNDRLFLNTGKKFVEITKSANILKEGYGLGVAIIDLNEDGFDDIYVSNDYYYDDYLYINNGDSTFEESAAKYFKHFSNFAMGNDAADFNNDGLPDLLVLDMLPPDNFRRKKLVGPVGLDLFNATLQLGFEKQFMRNTLQLNNGNGYFSEIGQLAGIHSTDWSWSGLFADFDNDGRKDMYVTNGFKRDMTDRDFILYKAIQERKYGDESKSNILNVLHEMESAKISNFMFKNEGNLDFSNNTKEWGLDIPSLSNGAAYVDLNNDGFLDIVVNNIDDEAFIFRNNGAELTKHNYLKIKLEGNQADLSGAEVMLYHEDSVQMQTFYQQRGFQSSVSPILNFGLGEIGSVDSIIVRWKNEKQTIIRNVNPNTLVKVAYSDSQKKKSTGTEESASKPLFARDHSTGIKYLAKDYDLPDFKREPLMPHRYSKNGPGIAVGDVNNDGFEDLYVAGSSGENGYLFTDNGNGEFTGEVIDTTSYFMEEMSPLLFDANNDGFLDLYISSGGNDVPKPSQYYYDQFFLNDGSGKFIKRNDLIPQNPISSSKVAAADIDNDGDLDLLVTGRVFPGKFPLPTNSYIYRNDEGKFKDVTTTVLPELKQYGMITDALFTDFNNDGLMDIIMVGEWTDIAFFKNNGDAFSKLKIDNLQNRKGWWNGIAAGDFDNDGDVDYVIGNLGLNNPHNASAETPLSVYAKDFDKNDKIDPILTYYNDGVEHTVASRDMLIDQMSFLRSRFPRYKKFAESSFKEVLTEEERKGAYKLTANDFASVHLVNKGNGEFVVNELPVQAQFAPIFGMEVLDVDDDGLLDIVGQGNSHSTEVTVGPYDAHNGFVLINEGENQFKYMDSSSSGFYVPGDAKAIASIPRKERLFLVSTQNSDSLLVHSKSIEGSVRIPKDTRQLEIHLQDGTLRKQEVYHGSSYLSSSSNSIILNKHIEKIVARNYKDENSTVYQRNE, encoded by the coding sequence ATGAATCATTTTATTAAATTTATTTTTATTGTTTTATCCGCATTTTTTTGGTCTTGCTCAAAGGATTCATTATTTGAAAATTTACCTGCTAAAACTACCGGTATTGAATTTAATAATCGTTTGATCGAAAATGACACTTTGAATATCATAGATTATGAATATGTTTACAATGGTGGGGGAGTAGCTGTTGGAGATATAAATAATGATGGTCTTGAAGATGTTTTTTTTACTGGAAATCAAGTTGCATCCAAGTTATATCTCAATAATGGCGACTTTAAATTTACAGATATTACGATGGACGCAGGTATCAAAAGTGGTGGTTGGGCGTCAGGAGCTTCTTTTGCCGATATAAATAATGACGGATTTGTTGATTTATATGTTTCCTATACTGGTTCGAAAAATGCTGAGAATCGAAGAAATAAGCTCTACATTAACAATGGAGATAACACCTTTTCTGAAAAAAGTAAAGAGTATGGTTTAGATTTGACTGACTGGACTACGCATTCTGCCTTTTTTGACCTTAATAATGATGGGCTCCTTGATGTATATTTATTAAATCATGCCAATGATTTTAATAATGAGAATGTCATGAAGAAATTAAAGGAGGACGGATCAGGAACTAGCAACGATAGATTGTTTCTCAATACTGGAAAGAAATTTGTGGAGATCACTAAGTCTGCCAATATATTAAAAGAGGGCTATGGTTTAGGGGTAGCTATAATCGATTTGAATGAAGATGGTTTTGATGATATTTATGTCTCAAATGATTACTATTATGATGACTATTTGTACATCAATAATGGTGATAGCACATTTGAAGAGTCCGCAGCAAAGTATTTCAAGCACTTTAGCAATTTCGCAATGGGTAATGATGCGGCTGATTTTAATAATGATGGGCTGCCAGATTTGTTAGTATTAGATATGTTGCCTCCTGATAATTTTAGAAGGAAAAAATTAGTAGGGCCAGTCGGCTTAGATCTTTTCAATGCAACGCTACAATTAGGTTTTGAAAAGCAATTTATGCGGAATACACTCCAATTGAATAATGGCAACGGATACTTCAGTGAGATAGGGCAATTAGCTGGCATTCACTCTACTGATTGGAGCTGGTCAGGTTTGTTTGCGGATTTTGATAACGATGGTAGGAAAGACATGTATGTCACCAATGGTTTTAAAAGGGATATGACCGATAGAGATTTCATTCTATACAAAGCCATTCAAGAAAGAAAATATGGAGATGAATCAAAAAGCAATATTTTAAATGTTTTGCATGAAATGGAAAGTGCCAAGATTTCAAACTTCATGTTTAAAAATGAGGGGAACCTTGACTTTAGTAATAATACCAAAGAATGGGGCTTGGATATACCATCGCTTTCCAATGGTGCTGCTTATGTTGATTTAAATAATGATGGATTTCTAGATATTGTTGTAAATAACATTGATGATGAAGCATTTATATTTAGAAATAATGGGGCAGAGTTAACGAAGCATAATTATTTAAAAATAAAGTTGGAAGGGAATCAGGCTGATTTGTCTGGAGCAGAGGTTATGCTTTATCATGAGGATTCAGTTCAAATGCAAACCTTTTATCAACAGAGAGGATTTCAGTCTTCAGTTTCTCCAATTTTAAATTTTGGTTTAGGAGAGATAGGTTCGGTAGATTCTATTATAGTTAGATGGAAAAATGAAAAGCAAACAATTATCAGGAATGTGAACCCTAATACTCTGGTAAAAGTCGCCTATTCAGATTCTCAAAAGAAGAAAAGTACAGGTACTGAAGAAAGTGCCTCTAAGCCTCTATTTGCAAGAGATCATTCAACAGGAATTAAGTATTTGGCTAAAGATTATGACTTACCTGATTTTAAGCGAGAACCACTAATGCCCCACAGATATTCTAAAAATGGGCCAGGGATAGCCGTTGGTGATGTTAATAATGATGGGTTTGAAGATTTGTATGTTGCAGGGTCATCAGGAGAAAATGGTTATTTATTTACTGATAATGGCAATGGGGAATTTACAGGAGAAGTAATAGATACTACATCATATTTTATGGAAGAAATGTCTCCATTATTATTTGATGCTAATAATGACGGCTTCTTGGATCTTTATATCTCAAGTGGTGGTAATGATGTACCAAAGCCAAGTCAATATTACTATGATCAATTCTTTTTAAATGATGGTTCTGGCAAGTTTATTAAAAGGAATGATCTGATTCCTCAGAATCCAATAAGTAGTTCTAAAGTAGCGGCTGCTGATATTGACAATGATGGAGATCTTGATTTGCTTGTGACAGGTCGCGTTTTTCCAGGAAAGTTTCCTTTACCTACCAATAGTTATATATATCGTAATGACGAAGGTAAATTTAAAGATGTAACAACGACTGTTTTACCTGAATTGAAACAGTATGGTATGATAACAGATGCATTATTCACTGATTTTAATAATGATGGCTTGATGGATATCATCATGGTGGGAGAATGGACTGATATTGCTTTTTTTAAGAACAATGGTGATGCTTTTTCCAAGTTGAAAATAGATAATTTGCAAAATAGAAAAGGTTGGTGGAATGGTATTGCAGCAGGGGATTTTGATAACGATGGTGATGTGGACTATGTTATTGGTAATCTAGGCTTGAATAATCCTCATAACGCTTCTGCTGAAACGCCTTTAAGTGTTTATGCAAAAGATTTTGACAAAAATGATAAAATAGATCCTATACTTACCTATTATAATGATGGTGTAGAACATACTGTTGCAAGTCGTGATATGTTAATTGACCAGATGTCATTTTTGAGAAGTCGATTTCCGCGATACAAAAAATTTGCAGAATCTTCATTTAAGGAAGTCTTAACAGAAGAAGAGCGGAAAGGAGCTTATAAACTTACAGCAAATGATTTTGCTAGTGTGCATTTAGTCAATAAGGGCAATGGTGAGTTTGTGGTAAATGAATTGCCCGTGCAGGCACAATTTGCCCCTATTTTTGGAATGGAAGTTCTAGATGTTGATGATGATGGTCTATTGGATATAGTCGGACAGGGTAATTCTCATTCAACGGAAGTTACTGTTGGTCCGTATGACGCACATAACGGTTTTGTCTTAATTAATGAAGGTGAAAATCAATTTAAATATATGGATAGCTCCTCTTCAGGCTTTTATGTACCGGGAGATGCAAAAGCAATTGCTTCCATTCCTCGTAAAGAAAGATTGTTTTTGGTGAGCACTCAAAATTCTGATAGCCTATTAGTACATTCTAAAAGTATAGAGGGTTCAGTTCGAATTCCTAAAGATACAAGGCAGTTGGAGATTCATCTTCAAGATGGAACGCTTAGAAAGCAGGAGGTTTATCATGGTAGTAGTTATTTATCATCTTCTAGTAATTCAATAATTTTAAATAAGCATATTGAAAAAATAGTAGCAAGAAACTATAAAGATGAAAATTCGACCGTTTATCAAAGAAATGAATGA
- a CDS encoding TonB-dependent receptor, giving the protein MKKFLTTLGISIFILFNSFSQVDSTFTKQYVDEPLSDIIVDVENHFNVDVVNSDIPINQLLISTNFEEATFGQVLRYILDGTGYFFMELNNQFFIFESSFYSKEILDLVHANYTNAEFDILGKQSGKFNSVEVGRKEVVISGQVMQSSNDQPIQGVTIKNTSYNEGTLSDVLGNFKIKGFLGENNLVINSYGFASENLSLNLNNDTTLTIDLNSDVITFDEVVVTGNNAQEKVDRPQGGLEKISIRQIKELPTFLGEVDVVKSIISLPGVNTVGEGSSGFNVRGGNVDENLILFDGIPIFNSSHLFGFFSIFNSESIESFDLHKGGFSARYGGRSSSVLDVEGRKGSFTDRSLSGSLGLISTKVSLDGPVIKDKLAARINFRRAYTSLIKTFVNNPEIENKEAGFYDLNVKLDAKFENSSLSFSGLLSGDTYQFLEDTTSRVQNTGASLIYRNYALSNLSFLVKSSYSKYSNGISNPDTRIGFDYESNIEHTDLAAEVIYDISSSSYVEVGIQSILYRLNLGELVPNTEGAFNSSDAGKERALHNSAFIDYGGKLFDKLNYSLGLRYNYFLNIGPTTIYEYQENQLPYKNVSDSTSISGNSVYNTYSGLEPRVSLSYSINKKSSVKFGYNLTNQYINLISNSVAISPVSYWKLSDSYIKPRITNQVSLGYFLNMDIFNFQVEPFYKWQTNLLEYRAGSQVFINESLERDLLLADGYSYGSEFKLEKSGRLNGWLSYTYSRTLRRIISNVNESVAGEIFPANFDSPHNFNAVVNYKVSKRISISSNFQYRSGRPFTIPESIFEYQGTVYANFSKRNDGRIPDYHRLDLSMTLKSNLKKTSKFKGEWNFSLYNVYARRNPFTIFYGTVGDGRLPQAYKLSVLGSMFPSVGYNFTLK; this is encoded by the coding sequence ATGAAAAAATTTCTTACTACGTTAGGTATAAGTATTTTTATACTTTTTAATAGTTTTTCGCAAGTAGACAGTACTTTTACTAAGCAATATGTTGATGAGCCTTTATCAGACATTATTGTAGATGTAGAAAATCATTTCAATGTTGATGTTGTAAATAGTGATATTCCAATAAATCAGCTTTTAATAAGCACCAACTTTGAAGAAGCTACCTTCGGTCAAGTTTTAAGATATATACTTGACGGTACTGGTTACTTTTTCATGGAACTAAATAATCAATTTTTCATATTTGAATCTAGCTTCTATAGTAAAGAGATTTTAGATTTAGTACACGCCAACTATACTAATGCTGAATTTGATATCCTTGGAAAGCAGTCTGGTAAATTTAACTCTGTTGAAGTGGGTAGGAAAGAAGTTGTCATATCAGGACAAGTAATGCAATCCTCAAATGATCAGCCAATTCAAGGTGTAACGATTAAAAATACATCTTATAACGAAGGTACCCTTTCTGATGTATTAGGAAATTTTAAAATTAAAGGATTTCTGGGTGAAAATAATTTAGTGATAAATAGTTATGGCTTCGCATCCGAAAACCTGAGTTTAAATTTGAATAATGATACGACACTTACAATTGATCTTAATTCCGATGTAATCACTTTTGATGAGGTAGTGGTAACAGGTAATAATGCTCAAGAAAAGGTTGACAGGCCGCAAGGTGGTCTAGAAAAGATTTCTATCCGACAAATCAAAGAACTTCCAACATTTTTAGGCGAAGTGGATGTTGTTAAAAGTATAATTTCATTGCCAGGTGTAAACACAGTTGGGGAAGGTTCAAGCGGGTTTAATGTTAGAGGTGGTAACGTTGATGAGAATCTGATTCTTTTTGATGGTATTCCGATATTTAATTCCTCTCACTTATTTGGGTTCTTTTCAATATTTAATTCTGAATCAATTGAGTCATTTGACTTACATAAAGGAGGGTTTTCAGCTAGATATGGAGGGAGGTCTTCTTCAGTTTTAGATGTAGAGGGACGAAAAGGATCCTTTACTGATAGATCATTAAGTGGTTCTCTAGGTTTGATATCTACCAAAGTCTCATTGGATGGTCCTGTGATCAAGGACAAACTAGCGGCTAGAATAAATTTTAGAAGAGCTTATACTTCTTTGATTAAAACATTTGTAAATAACCCTGAAATAGAAAACAAGGAAGCCGGCTTTTATGACTTAAATGTTAAATTAGATGCTAAATTTGAGAACTCATCTTTATCATTCAGCGGATTGTTAAGTGGAGATACCTATCAGTTTTTGGAAGATACGACTTCCAGAGTGCAAAATACTGGTGCATCACTTATTTACAGAAACTATGCTTTAAGTAATCTCTCTTTTCTTGTAAAGTCTTCATACTCTAAGTACAGTAACGGGATCAGCAATCCTGACACTAGAATAGGGTTTGATTATGAATCAAATATTGAACATACTGATCTTGCTGCTGAAGTAATTTATGATATTTCAAGTTCTAGTTATGTTGAAGTTGGAATTCAGTCTATTTTGTACCGTCTAAATCTAGGAGAATTAGTTCCGAATACTGAAGGGGCATTTAATAGCTCTGATGCAGGGAAAGAAAGGGCTCTTCATAATAGCGCTTTCATTGACTATGGTGGGAAGTTATTTGATAAACTGAATTATAGTCTCGGCCTTAGGTATAATTATTTTTTGAATATCGGGCCTACCACAATATATGAATATCAGGAAAATCAACTGCCCTATAAAAACGTTAGTGATTCAACTTCCATATCGGGTAATTCAGTTTATAATACTTACTCTGGTTTAGAACCACGGGTAAGTCTAAGCTATTCTATTAATAAGAAGAGCAGTGTCAAATTTGGCTATAATTTAACGAACCAATATATAAACCTGATCTCCAATTCCGTAGCTATTTCTCCAGTTTCGTATTGGAAGCTAAGCGATTCATACATTAAGCCAAGAATTACTAATCAAGTCAGTTTAGGGTATTTCCTTAATATGGATATCTTCAATTTTCAAGTGGAGCCCTTTTATAAGTGGCAAACCAACTTACTGGAATACCGTGCCGGAAGTCAGGTTTTCATCAATGAATCTTTGGAGAGGGATCTCTTACTTGCAGATGGATATTCATATGGTTCAGAGTTTAAGTTAGAAAAATCGGGGAGATTAAATGGTTGGTTGAGTTATACTTACAGTAGAACTTTGAGGAGAATAATCAGCAATGTAAATGAATCCGTAGCTGGAGAGATTTTTCCAGCAAATTTCGATTCTCCACATAATTTTAATGCGGTAGTAAATTATAAAGTCTCTAAAAGGATTAGTATATCTTCAAATTTCCAATACAGATCTGGCCGTCCGTTTACTATTCCAGAGTCTATTTTTGAATATCAAGGAACTGTTTATGCGAATTTCTCTAAAAGAAATGATGGTAGAATACCAGATTATCATAGACTAGATTTATCTATGACTTTAAAATCTAATCTTAAGAAGACTAGTAAGTTTAAAGGGGAATGGAATTTTAGTCTTTATAATGTATATGCAAGGCGTAATCCTTTCACAATATTTTACGGAACAGTTGGTGACGGTAGATTGCCACAGGCTTACAAATTATCTGTACTTGGAAGTATGTTCCCTTCAGTAGGTTATAATTTTACACTTAAATAA
- a CDS encoding DUF4249 domain-containing protein, which produces MNVSLTRRYNLFNKFKNILFVILLSAGINACIDPIFFETNDVDPLLIVDGQLITGVNNGEVRLFSSTKYVANPNDFKAPVMISDAQVYINDALNDRRTQLEFNTDHYELNDESFEVTVGGEYFVEIIWNDETYLSQTETIVRAPKIDSIYYNYKSVDKTIDVFVDAKADAESLVQWKWSGAYQVISFLPSDPDTFTCCTRCYVDVSGKELNIVEKEISLEQSVKEVLVTTIEVDMPTEFLINLQQLSLTEEAHDYLNLLKIQKNSGNSLFDPPPFEINGNLRNVDDPNEKVLGYFFASDQDTKSIKINRRDFFIATPNYRNFIGDCRDIIRADTITPPNWN; this is translated from the coding sequence ATGAATGTTAGTTTAACTAGACGTTATAATCTATTTAATAAATTTAAGAATATATTATTCGTCATTTTGCTCTCAGCAGGTATTAACGCTTGTATAGATCCTATATTTTTTGAGACTAACGATGTTGATCCGTTATTAATAGTGGATGGACAGTTAATTACTGGTGTCAATAATGGCGAGGTAAGATTATTTTCGTCTACCAAGTATGTAGCAAATCCTAATGACTTTAAAGCACCAGTTATGATTTCTGATGCGCAAGTATACATTAATGATGCACTTAATGATAGAAGAACTCAACTTGAATTCAATACTGACCATTATGAACTGAATGATGAATCCTTTGAGGTAACTGTTGGTGGGGAATACTTTGTAGAAATAATTTGGAATGATGAGACTTACCTTTCTCAGACAGAAACAATTGTAAGAGCTCCTAAAATTGATTCAATTTATTATAATTATAAATCTGTTGATAAAACCATAGATGTTTTTGTTGACGCTAAAGCTGATGCTGAGAGCTTGGTGCAATGGAAATGGAGTGGAGCCTATCAAGTAATCTCTTTTTTGCCAAGCGATCCTGATACTTTCACTTGTTGTACAAGATGCTATGTTGATGTGAGTGGAAAGGAACTAAATATTGTAGAGAAAGAAATTAGTTTAGAACAAAGTGTGAAGGAAGTGTTGGTTACAACCATAGAGGTTGATATGCCGACAGAATTCTTGATAAATCTTCAACAATTAAGTTTAACAGAGGAGGCACATGACTATTTGAATTTATTAAAGATTCAAAAAAATAGTGGAAATAGCTTATTCGATCCGCCCCCATTTGAAATAAATGGTAATCTGAGAAATGTAGATGATCCAAATGAAAAAGTACTAGGTTACTTTTTTGCATCAGATCAAGACACGAAATCCATAAAGATAAATAGAAGAGATTTTTTCATCGCT